A window from Sporichthya brevicatena encodes these proteins:
- a CDS encoding glutamyl-tRNA reductase — protein sequence MNVLVIGLSHRTAPVRLLERVALTGDALNKLLSDALASEHVAEVTVLSTCNRVEVYAVVDKFHGGLADLSEVLCRHTAIGLEQLRPHLYVHYEDRAVQHLFSVACGLDSMVVGESQILGQVRAALAVAQDQGGAGRVLNELVQRALRVGKRARTETGIDRAGRSLVSVGLGRARATLDGLAGRKALVVGAGSMSALAATVLAEEGLAELVVANRTYSRAQRLATGLGGRAIRMEQVEAALPEADLVVSCTGATELVLDAATLRAAADVRGGATQFLLDLALPRDIDPVAAELPGVTLVDLESLADADSENGVPAEVEAVRRIVAAEVAAFAAGQRANQIAPTVVALRTMADDVVNAEMLRLEGKLPDLSARERAEIAKTVKRVVDKLMHGPTVRVKELASGPDGETYTAALRELFNLDRNAVEAVMSADLTDDVLGDLEGGAS from the coding sequence ATGAACGTCCTCGTCATCGGACTGTCGCACCGCACCGCGCCGGTCCGCCTGCTGGAGCGCGTCGCCCTCACCGGCGATGCGCTGAACAAGCTGCTCTCGGACGCGCTGGCCTCCGAGCACGTCGCCGAGGTGACGGTGCTCTCGACCTGCAACCGGGTCGAGGTCTACGCGGTCGTCGACAAGTTCCACGGTGGTCTCGCCGACCTGTCGGAGGTGCTCTGCCGGCACACCGCGATCGGACTGGAGCAGCTGCGTCCGCACCTCTACGTGCACTACGAGGACCGGGCCGTCCAGCACCTGTTCTCCGTGGCCTGCGGCCTGGACTCGATGGTCGTCGGTGAGAGCCAGATCCTCGGTCAGGTCCGCGCCGCGCTCGCCGTCGCGCAGGACCAGGGTGGCGCCGGCCGTGTGCTGAACGAACTCGTGCAGCGCGCGCTGCGTGTCGGCAAGCGCGCCCGCACCGAAACCGGGATCGACCGCGCCGGTCGTTCGCTGGTCAGCGTCGGGCTCGGCCGGGCCCGCGCGACGCTCGACGGTCTCGCCGGCCGCAAGGCGCTCGTCGTCGGCGCGGGCTCGATGAGCGCGCTCGCCGCGACCGTGCTCGCCGAGGAAGGCCTCGCCGAGCTCGTCGTCGCCAACCGGACCTACTCGCGCGCGCAGCGCCTCGCCACCGGGCTCGGCGGCCGTGCGATCCGCATGGAGCAGGTCGAGGCGGCGTTGCCCGAGGCCGACCTCGTCGTGTCCTGCACCGGGGCGACCGAGCTCGTGCTCGACGCCGCGACCCTCCGTGCCGCTGCGGACGTCCGCGGCGGGGCGACCCAGTTCTTGCTCGACCTCGCGCTGCCGCGCGACATCGACCCGGTGGCCGCCGAGCTGCCCGGCGTCACGCTGGTGGACCTGGAGTCCCTCGCCGACGCCGACTCCGAGAACGGTGTGCCCGCCGAGGTCGAGGCGGTCCGGCGGATCGTCGCCGCGGAGGTCGCCGCGTTCGCGGCCGGCCAGCGGGCGAACCAGATCGCACCGACCGTCGTCGCGCTGCGCACCATGGCCGACGACGTCGTGAACGCGGAGATGCTGCGGCTGGAGGGCAAGCTCCCCGACCTCAGCGCCCGCGAGCGGGCCGAGATCGCGAAGACGGTCAAGCGCGTCGTCGACAAGCTCATGCACGGTCCGACCGTGCGGGTGAAGGAACTGGCCAGCGGCCCCGACGGCGAGACCTACACCGCCGCCCTCCGCGAGTTGTTCAACCTGGACCGCAACGCGGTCGAGGCGGTCATGAGCGCCGACCTGACCGACGACGTTCTGGGCGACCTCGAAGGGGGAGCCTCGTGA
- the hemC gene encoding hydroxymethylbilane synthase produces MIALRLGTRASKLATSQSQWVADRVTELTGRQVELVHITTDGDVSTAPLASMGGVGVFVSALREALLAGEIDFAVHSLKDLPTADAAGLVIAAVPQREDPRDALVARDGLVLGELPSGSKIGTGSPRRAAQLRALGLGHEIVEIRGNVDTRLRKVTDGELDAVVLARAGLVRLGRADEITETLDPIQMLPAPGQGALAVECRDPDTDPAAADVFAALRGLDDPWTRAAVAAERALLATLEAGCSAPVGALGEPVEGDPEAGEEDELYLRATVLATDGTAAVRQSMTGPLVEAEMIGRKLAAEMLADGADLLMQEESA; encoded by the coding sequence GTGATCGCGCTGCGTCTAGGCACTCGCGCCAGCAAACTGGCGACCAGTCAGTCCCAGTGGGTTGCCGACCGCGTCACCGAGTTGACGGGGCGTCAGGTCGAGCTGGTCCACATCACGACCGATGGCGACGTCTCCACGGCGCCGCTGGCGTCGATGGGGGGCGTGGGCGTGTTCGTCAGCGCGCTGCGCGAGGCGCTGCTCGCCGGTGAGATCGACTTCGCCGTCCACTCGCTCAAGGATCTTCCGACCGCGGACGCCGCGGGCCTGGTCATCGCGGCCGTCCCGCAGCGCGAGGACCCGCGCGACGCGCTCGTCGCTCGCGACGGCCTTGTGCTCGGTGAGCTGCCGTCCGGCTCGAAGATCGGCACCGGCTCGCCGCGGCGGGCCGCGCAACTGCGCGCGCTCGGCCTCGGGCACGAGATCGTCGAGATCCGCGGCAACGTGGACACGCGGCTGCGCAAGGTGACCGACGGGGAGCTCGACGCCGTCGTCCTGGCGCGGGCCGGCCTGGTCCGCCTCGGCCGCGCGGACGAGATCACCGAGACCCTCGACCCGATCCAGATGCTGCCCGCTCCCGGGCAGGGGGCGCTCGCGGTGGAGTGCCGCGACCCCGACACCGATCCCGCGGCGGCCGACGTGTTCGCCGCGCTCCGTGGCCTCGACGACCCGTGGACCCGGGCCGCCGTCGCCGCGGAACGAGCTCTGCTCGCCACCCTTGAGGCCGGATGCTCGGCGCCCGTCGGGGCGCTCGGGGAGCCGGTCGAGGGGGACCCCGAGGCGGGCGAGGAGGACGAGCTGTACCTGCGAGCGACGGTGCTCGCAACCGATGGGACCGCCGCCGTGCGGCAGTCCATGACCGGCCCCCTCGTCGAGGCGGAGATGATCGGCCGCAAGCTTGCGGCCGAGATGCTCGCCGACGGGGCCGACTTGTTGATGCAGGAGGAGTCGGCATGA
- a CDS encoding bifunctional uroporphyrinogen-III C-methyltransferase/uroporphyrinogen-III synthase: protein MSPTRKTTTPAAPAATAAKPAAKPKAVKTSTKTTPAEPAKRASGSVAFVGIGPGDPGLLTVRALELLRDAEVVVLSENGREQLLSYCPADVAVVDGAFDADGAPLTPAARAKAISNAAKGGKRVIRLVDGDGAMTGHLADEAAACVKAGWPFQVVPGVSPVAAVPVFAGVPLTNKSVREVRVVDVADTKIDWASLASKDATIVLSGTTERSLVGNAAAKLIEVGLDPATPVITTWSGTTTEQRTVAGTLADIVNALPAGTLAPTAVTVVGEVVNLRETLSWFETRPLFGWRVLVPRTKEQSGALSARLRSYGAVPEEVPTISVEPPRTPQQMERAIKGLVTGRYEWVAFTSRNAVRAVREKFEEYGLDARAFSGIKVAAVGEQTAADLAAWGIRADLVPSGEQSAKGLLEDWPPFDEVFDPINRVFLPRADIATDVLVAGLVNLGWEVDDVTAYRTVRAAPPPAPVREAIKGGGFDAVVFTSASTVRNLVGIAGKPHASTIIACIGPSTAAEATEHGLRVDVLAPTPSARELADALADFGEARRAAAEEAGEAVLRPSEKRTAARRRR, encoded by the coding sequence ATGAGCCCGACGCGAAAGACGACCACCCCGGCCGCCCCCGCTGCGACCGCCGCGAAGCCCGCGGCGAAGCCGAAGGCGGTGAAGACCTCGACGAAGACGACGCCGGCCGAGCCGGCGAAGCGCGCGTCCGGGTCCGTGGCCTTCGTCGGCATCGGCCCGGGTGACCCGGGCCTGCTGACGGTGCGTGCGCTCGAGCTCCTGCGCGACGCCGAGGTCGTCGTGCTCTCCGAGAACGGCCGCGAGCAGCTGCTCTCGTACTGCCCGGCCGACGTCGCCGTCGTCGACGGCGCGTTCGACGCCGACGGTGCGCCGCTGACCCCCGCCGCCCGCGCGAAGGCGATCTCCAACGCGGCCAAGGGTGGCAAGCGCGTGATCCGCCTGGTCGACGGTGACGGCGCGATGACCGGGCACCTGGCCGACGAGGCCGCCGCCTGCGTCAAGGCCGGCTGGCCGTTCCAGGTGGTGCCCGGTGTCTCCCCGGTCGCCGCGGTCCCGGTGTTCGCCGGCGTCCCGCTGACGAACAAGTCGGTGCGCGAGGTGCGCGTCGTCGACGTCGCGGACACCAAGATCGACTGGGCGTCCCTCGCCAGCAAGGATGCGACGATCGTGCTCTCGGGCACGACCGAGCGTTCGCTGGTCGGCAACGCCGCCGCGAAGCTCATCGAGGTCGGCCTCGACCCCGCGACCCCGGTCATCACGACCTGGTCGGGCACGACCACCGAGCAGCGGACCGTCGCCGGCACGCTGGCCGACATCGTGAACGCGCTGCCCGCGGGCACGCTGGCACCGACCGCGGTCACCGTCGTCGGTGAGGTCGTGAACCTGCGCGAGACCCTGTCGTGGTTCGAGACGCGGCCGCTGTTCGGCTGGCGCGTGCTCGTCCCACGGACCAAGGAGCAGTCCGGCGCCCTCTCGGCGCGGCTGCGTTCCTACGGCGCGGTGCCGGAGGAGGTCCCGACGATTTCCGTCGAGCCGCCGCGCACCCCGCAGCAGATGGAGCGGGCCATCAAGGGCCTGGTCACCGGCCGCTACGAGTGGGTCGCGTTCACCTCGCGCAACGCGGTCCGTGCGGTGCGGGAGAAGTTCGAGGAGTACGGCCTCGACGCGCGTGCCTTCTCCGGCATCAAGGTCGCGGCGGTCGGCGAGCAGACCGCGGCCGACCTCGCGGCGTGGGGCATCCGCGCCGACCTCGTCCCCTCCGGGGAGCAGTCGGCCAAGGGCCTCCTCGAGGACTGGCCGCCCTTCGACGAGGTCTTCGACCCGATCAACCGCGTCTTCCTGCCGCGCGCGGACATCGCGACCGACGTCCTCGTCGCCGGCCTGGTGAACCTGGGCTGGGAGGTCGACGACGTCACCGCCTACCGGACCGTGCGTGCGGCCCCGCCGCCCGCGCCGGTGCGCGAGGCCATCAAGGGCGGCGGCTTCGACGCCGTCGTCTTCACCTCGGCCTCGACGGTGCGCAACCTCGTCGGCATCGCCGGCAAGCCGCACGCCTCGACGATCATCGCGTGCATCGGCCCGTCCACCGCGGCCGAGGCGACCGAGCACGGCCTGCGCGTCGACGTCCTCGCCCCGACCCCGTCGGCGCGCGAGCTCGCGGACGCCCTCGCCGACTTCGGCGAGGCCCGGCGGGCCGCGGCCGAGGAGGCCGGCGAGGCCGTGCTGCGACCTTCCGAGAAGCGCACCGCGGCTCGTCGCCGGCGGTAG
- the hemB gene encoding porphobilinogen synthase: protein MDIRPRRLRRTPAIRRLVAETTVEPRQLVLPMFVAEGATEPRPIASMPGVVQHSLDSLRKAAVDAVEAGVGGLMLFGVPLEKDATGSGLDDPDGILNVALRELAAEVGDATVLMADLCLDEFTDHGHCGVLTPNGAVDNDATLERYAAGALAQVRAGAHVLGPSGMMDGQIAYVRRALDAEDFTDTVLLAYAAKYASAFYGPFRDAVQSSLTGDRKSYQQDPRNGRESLREVALDIAEGADIVMVKPALGYLDVVRQVRDAVDVPVAAYQVSGEYAMVEAAAAAGVLERERVIDETLASIRRAGADIVLTYWAVEAARRLR, encoded by the coding sequence ATGGACATCCGGCCGCGCCGGCTGCGGCGGACCCCGGCCATCCGGCGACTCGTCGCCGAGACCACCGTGGAGCCGCGGCAGCTGGTGCTGCCGATGTTCGTCGCCGAGGGCGCGACCGAGCCCCGGCCGATCGCGTCCATGCCCGGCGTCGTCCAGCACTCGCTGGACTCGCTGCGCAAGGCCGCGGTCGACGCGGTCGAGGCCGGTGTCGGCGGGCTGATGCTGTTCGGCGTCCCGCTGGAGAAGGACGCCACCGGCTCGGGCCTCGACGACCCGGACGGGATCCTCAACGTCGCGTTGCGCGAGCTCGCGGCCGAGGTCGGGGACGCCACCGTCCTGATGGCCGACCTGTGCCTGGACGAGTTCACCGACCACGGCCACTGCGGGGTGCTCACCCCGAACGGTGCCGTCGACAACGACGCGACCTTGGAGCGGTACGCCGCCGGGGCGCTGGCGCAGGTCCGCGCCGGGGCGCACGTGCTCGGTCCGTCCGGGATGATGGACGGTCAGATCGCTTACGTGCGAAGGGCTTTGGACGCCGAGGACTTTACCGACACCGTCCTGCTCGCCTACGCCGCGAAGTACGCCTCGGCCTTCTACGGGCCGTTCCGGGACGCCGTGCAGTCCTCGCTCACCGGGGACCGCAAGAGCTACCAGCAGGACCCCCGCAACGGCCGGGAGTCGTTGCGCGAGGTCGCGCTCGACATCGCCGAGGGCGCCGACATCGTCATGGTGAAGCCGGCCCTCGGGTACCTCGACGTCGTGCGGCAGGTCCGGGACGCGGTCGACGTCCCGGTCGCGGCGTACCAGGTCTCGGGCGAGTACGCGATGGTCGAGGCCGCGGCCGCCGCCGGTGTCCTGGAGCGGGAGCGGGTCATCGACGAGACCCTCGCCTCGATCCGCCGGGCCGGTGCGGACATCGTCCTCACCTACTGGGCCGTCGAGGCCGCGCGCCGGCTGCGCTGA
- a CDS encoding MFS transporter, with product MPTLARRAVVPLLAFTVGTVLADSAIVTLALPEILRELDGTVSEVAWVLIAYNLVLAIAAVPAAWVLSHRNPTPLAAIGIAVFALASAACALASTMEVLIAARSIQALGGAFALVGCLELLVAALDERRGLARWTAAGVIGTAAGPFAGGLLTEAISWQSIFVVQVPIAVLAVPAALTIRAPRAPSPTRERPAGAPNIALILLSAALTAALFLVVLLLVEGWRRSPATAALAVSVVPVAAFVAPPLARFVRGGPRSETAAGCVLIAGGLAALAWPPSAHLGWTIAPQALIGLGLGLTVDSLTFAAMRDRFPRALHGGWTIGARHAGVVLGLVLLTPVFTADLRDAEVPATEAITGLILDAPLQPDDKIALASSLGERLQAERGRVPDLHPAFAELRLSDAERVAADRLEAALNNQLERAATRAFRDSFLIAAGLALAALLALIPLPRRRRALEMTSLVQDGGGR from the coding sequence ATGCCGACCCTGGCCCGGCGCGCCGTCGTCCCGCTGCTGGCGTTCACGGTCGGGACGGTTCTCGCCGACTCGGCGATCGTCACGCTCGCGCTGCCGGAGATCCTGCGGGAGCTCGACGGCACGGTCTCCGAGGTCGCGTGGGTGCTGATCGCCTACAACCTCGTGCTCGCGATCGCCGCCGTCCCGGCCGCGTGGGTCCTCAGCCACCGCAACCCCACACCGCTGGCGGCGATCGGGATCGCCGTCTTCGCCCTCGCCTCCGCCGCCTGCGCGCTCGCGTCGACGATGGAGGTCCTCATCGCCGCGCGTTCGATCCAGGCCCTCGGCGGCGCGTTCGCGCTGGTGGGCTGCCTGGAACTGCTGGTCGCCGCGCTCGACGAACGCCGCGGCCTCGCCCGCTGGACCGCCGCCGGCGTGATCGGGACGGCGGCCGGACCGTTCGCCGGCGGCCTGCTCACCGAGGCGATCTCGTGGCAGTCGATCTTCGTCGTCCAGGTCCCGATCGCGGTGCTCGCGGTGCCGGCAGCCCTGACGATCCGCGCACCCCGGGCGCCCTCGCCGACCCGGGAACGCCCGGCCGGGGCGCCGAACATCGCGCTGATCCTGCTCTCCGCCGCCCTGACCGCCGCCCTGTTCCTCGTCGTCCTCCTGCTGGTCGAGGGCTGGCGCCGCTCCCCCGCGACGGCCGCGCTCGCGGTCTCGGTGGTGCCGGTCGCGGCGTTCGTCGCGCCCCCGCTCGCCCGCTTCGTGCGCGGCGGCCCGCGCTCGGAGACCGCGGCCGGGTGCGTCCTGATCGCCGGCGGCCTGGCCGCGCTGGCCTGGCCCCCGTCCGCCCATCTGGGCTGGACGATCGCCCCGCAGGCCCTGATCGGCCTCGGCCTCGGCCTGACCGTCGACTCCCTCACCTTCGCCGCGATGCGTGACCGTTTCCCCCGCGCCCTGCACGGCGGCTGGACGATCGGCGCCCGGCACGCCGGCGTCGTCCTCGGGCTGGTGCTGCTGACCCCGGTGTTCACCGCCGACCTGCGCGACGCCGAGGTCCCGGCGACCGAGGCCATCACCGGTCTCATCCTGGACGCACCGCTGCAGCCCGACGACAAGATCGCGCTCGCGAGCAGCCTGGGTGAGCGTCTGCAGGCCGAGCGCGGCCGTGTGCCCGACCTGCACCCCGCCTTCGCCGAACTCCGCCTCAGCGACGCCGAACGCGTGGCGGCCGACCGGCTCGAAGCCGCGCTGAACAACCAGCTCGAACGCGCGGCCACCCGGGCGTTCCGGGACTCGTTCCTGATCGCCGCCGGTCTCGCCCTCGCCGCGCTCCTCGCGCTGATCCCGCTCCCCCGCCGCCGCCGTGCACTGGAGATGACATCTCTTGTGCAGGACGGGGGCGGGCGGTGA